The Pectinophora gossypiella chromosome 15, ilPecGoss1.1, whole genome shotgun sequence genome has a window encoding:
- the LOC126373363 gene encoding V-type proton ATPase subunit D isoform X2, translated as MSGKEKLAIFPSRGAQMLIKGRLAGAQKGHGLLKKKADALQVRFRMILGKIIETKTLMGEVMKEAAFSLAEAKFTTGDFNQVVLQNVTKAQIKIRSKKDNVAGVTLPIFESYQDGSDTYELAGLARGGQQLAKLKKNFQSAVKLLVELASLQTSFVTLDEVIKITNRRVNAIEHVIIPRLERTLAYIISELDELEREEFYRLKKIQDKKKIIKDKAEAAKAAKIAAGSMDIRDVIANILLNEGDDDLLF; from the exons ATGTCTGGAAAGGAAAAGCTAGCGATTTTCCCTTCTCGGGG TGCCCAGATGTTGATAAAGGGCCGTCTGGCTGGAGCTCAGAAAGGCCATGGCCTCCTCAAGAAAAAGGCAGATGCCCTACAAGTCAGGTTCCGTATGATCCTGGGTAAAATTATCGAG ACAAAAACCCTGATGGGAGAAGTGATGAAAGAGGCGGCATTCTCACTGGCTGAAGCTAAGTTCACAACTGGAGACTTCAACCAAGTTGTTCTACAGAACGTTACCAAGGCTCAGATCAAGATCCGCTCTAAAAAAGACAATGTTGCAG GTGTGACCCTGCCAATCTTCGAGTCATACCAAGACGGTTCGGACACATACGAATTGGCCGGGTTAGCGCGAGGTGGCCAACAGTTGGCCAAGCTCAAGAAGAACTTCCAGAGCGCAGTCAAGCTGCTGGTGGAGTTGGCATCCCTCCAGACCTCCTTCGTGACCCTTGACGAGGTCATCAAGATCACCAACAGGCGTGTCAACGCTATTGAGCACG TAATCATCCCGAGATTGGAGCGTACGCTGGCATACATCATCTCCGAGCTGGACGAGCTTGAGCGTGAGGAGTTCTACCGGCTGAAGAAGATCCAGGACAAGAAGAAGATTATCAAAGACAAGGCGGAAGCG GCCAAAGCGGCAAAGATCGCCGCGGGCTCCATGGATATTCGCGACGTGATCGCGAACATCCTCCTCAATGAGGGCGACGACGACCTCCTGTTCTAG
- the LOC126373337 gene encoding uncharacterized protein LOC126373337 isoform X4, translated as MSGTQPDIRPKFDMTPGQARLKKSPVWKYFLEVYEEPYAICKLCTRKVSRGGTGKKAGTSALRNHLRNKHSAAFDQVLNTSQHKMLVVLEASNDRVEVLEPENQQNEGSCLKLKRTGMTGNKENNSNDTINDCEEDPEQDGPQQNDGCLKAERPDTPEPEPSTFTNKVDEAVNDSVNDIPPDALTDRKKPDEDEYDLFGRSLAIQLRKLPELDALDLMHKVQLMVISKKKQIQQAASRKRTIHAQKTVISKRSLRSSSPMHVLSRSPSPSTSPETEVFAQFANTNSCLEDPLTPGQIRVKKENMN; from the exons ATGTCTGGTACTCAACCGGATATTCGGCCCAAATTCGACATGACACCCGGACAAGCCCGTCTTAAAAAATCACCAGTGTGGAAATACTTCTTAGAAGTTTATGAAGAGCCATACGCGATATGTAAATTGTGTACAAGAAAAGTCTCGCGAGGGGGCACGGGCAAAAAAGCGGGGACATCCGCGCTCAGAAATCATTTAAGGAACAAACATAGCGCCGCGTTTGATCAGGTTTTAAATACTTCGCAGCACAAAATGCTAGTGGTTCTTGAG GCGTCGAACGATCGTGTAGAAGTACTGGAGCCAGAAAACCAGCAGAATGAAGGTAGTTGCTTGAAACTAAAAAGGACTGGAATGACCGGGAACAAA GAAAATAACTCAAATGACACGATAAACGATTGTGAAGAAGATCCTGAGCAAGATGGTCCGCAGCAGAATGACGGCTGCCTAAAAGCTGAAAGACCGGATACTCCTGAACCTGAACCTTCTACATTTACAAACAAGGTCGACGAAGCAGTCAATGATTCAGTAAATGATATTCCACCTGACGCGTTAACGGATCGCAAAAAACCAGATGAAGACGAGTACGATCTTTTTGGCCGTTCATTGGCGATCCAGCTTAGAAAACTGCCTGAACTTGACGCACTAGATTTGATGCATAAGGTGCAGTTAATGGTAATCTCTAAGAAGAAACAGATACAACAAGCAGCAAGCCGGAAGCGCACAATTCATGCACAAAAGACTGTTATTTCCAAGAGGTCACTGCGTTCTTCATCCCCCATGCACGTTCTATCGCGTTCACCTTCGCCGAGTACGAGTCCAGAAACCGAGGTGTTTGCACAATTTGCCAACACCAATTCGTGTTTAGAAGATCCTTTGACGCCTGGTCAAATTCgtgtcaaaaaagaaaacatgaattaG
- the LOC126373337 gene encoding uncharacterized protein LOC126373337 isoform X6, whose translation MSGTQPDIRPKFDMTPGQARLKKSPVWKYFLEVYEEPYAICKLCTRKVSRGGTGKKAGTSALRNHLRNKHSAAFDQVLNTSQHKMLVVLEENNSNDTINDCEEDPEQDGPQQNDGCLKAERPDTPEPEPSTFTNKVDEAVNDSVNDIPPDALTDRKKPDEDEYDLFGRSLAIQLRKLPELDALDLMHKVQLMVISKKKQIQQAASRKRTIHAQKTVISKRSLRSSSPMHVLSRSPSPSTSPETEVFAQFANTNSCLEDPLTPGQIRVKKENMN comes from the exons ATGTCTGGTACTCAACCGGATATTCGGCCCAAATTCGACATGACACCCGGACAAGCCCGTCTTAAAAAATCACCAGTGTGGAAATACTTCTTAGAAGTTTATGAAGAGCCATACGCGATATGTAAATTGTGTACAAGAAAAGTCTCGCGAGGGGGCACGGGCAAAAAAGCGGGGACATCCGCGCTCAGAAATCATTTAAGGAACAAACATAGCGCCGCGTTTGATCAGGTTTTAAATACTTCGCAGCACAAAATGCTAGTGGTTCTTGAG GAAAATAACTCAAATGACACGATAAACGATTGTGAAGAAGATCCTGAGCAAGATGGTCCGCAGCAGAATGACGGCTGCCTAAAAGCTGAAAGACCGGATACTCCTGAACCTGAACCTTCTACATTTACAAACAAGGTCGACGAAGCAGTCAATGATTCAGTAAATGATATTCCACCTGACGCGTTAACGGATCGCAAAAAACCAGATGAAGACGAGTACGATCTTTTTGGCCGTTCATTGGCGATCCAGCTTAGAAAACTGCCTGAACTTGACGCACTAGATTTGATGCATAAGGTGCAGTTAATGGTAATCTCTAAGAAGAAACAGATACAACAAGCAGCAAGCCGGAAGCGCACAATTCATGCACAAAAGACTGTTATTTCCAAGAGGTCACTGCGTTCTTCATCCCCCATGCACGTTCTATCGCGTTCACCTTCGCCGAGTACGAGTCCAGAAACCGAGGTGTTTGCACAATTTGCCAACACCAATTCGTGTTTAGAAGATCCTTTGACGCCTGGTCAAATTCgtgtcaaaaaagaaaacatgaattaG
- the LOC126373337 gene encoding uncharacterized protein LOC126373337 isoform X5 has translation MSGTQPDIRPKFDMTPGQARLKKSPVWKYFLEVYEEPYAICKLCTRKVSRGGTGKKAGTSALRNHLRNKHSAAFDQEDTSNEASNDRVEVLEPENQQNEGSCLKLKRTGMTGNKENNSNDTINDCEEDPEQDGPQQNDGCLKAERPDTPEPEPSTFTNKVDEAVNDSVNDIPPDALTDRKKPDEDEYDLFGRSLAIQLRKLPELDALDLMHKVQLMVISKKKQIQQAASRKRTIHAQKTVISKRSLRSSSPMHVLSRSPSPSTSPETEVFAQFANTNSCLEDPLTPGQIRVKKENMN, from the exons ATGTCTGGTACTCAACCGGATATTCGGCCCAAATTCGACATGACACCCGGACAAGCCCGTCTTAAAAAATCACCAGTGTGGAAATACTTCTTAGAAGTTTATGAAGAGCCATACGCGATATGTAAATTGTGTACAAGAAAAGTCTCGCGAGGGGGCACGGGCAAAAAAGCGGGGACATCCGCGCTCAGAAATCATTTAAGGAACAAACATAGCGCCGCGTTTGATCAG GAAGACACCTCAAATGAGGCGTCGAACGATCGTGTAGAAGTACTGGAGCCAGAAAACCAGCAGAATGAAGGTAGTTGCTTGAAACTAAAAAGGACTGGAATGACCGGGAACAAA GAAAATAACTCAAATGACACGATAAACGATTGTGAAGAAGATCCTGAGCAAGATGGTCCGCAGCAGAATGACGGCTGCCTAAAAGCTGAAAGACCGGATACTCCTGAACCTGAACCTTCTACATTTACAAACAAGGTCGACGAAGCAGTCAATGATTCAGTAAATGATATTCCACCTGACGCGTTAACGGATCGCAAAAAACCAGATGAAGACGAGTACGATCTTTTTGGCCGTTCATTGGCGATCCAGCTTAGAAAACTGCCTGAACTTGACGCACTAGATTTGATGCATAAGGTGCAGTTAATGGTAATCTCTAAGAAGAAACAGATACAACAAGCAGCAAGCCGGAAGCGCACAATTCATGCACAAAAGACTGTTATTTCCAAGAGGTCACTGCGTTCTTCATCCCCCATGCACGTTCTATCGCGTTCACCTTCGCCGAGTACGAGTCCAGAAACCGAGGTGTTTGCACAATTTGCCAACACCAATTCGTGTTTAGAAGATCCTTTGACGCCTGGTCAAATTCgtgtcaaaaaagaaaacatgaattaG
- the LOC126373337 gene encoding uncharacterized protein LOC126373337 isoform X1, which yields MPACSIVQCGAKKGKKQPHLTLHRFPRNEILRRRWLETVGEKNINPRHKELYLCSLHFEDNCFNRTLDVARLRDNVIPTIFQMSKTKRAAVLCETGNIEKIYIPSMPTVLPSLRLSKALHEKALNPKFSTKLSETGDVPRTSVVSVLPFPMYLPNQSVHGKENNSNDTINDCEEDPEQDGPQQNDGCLKAERPDTPEPEPSTFTNKVDEAVNDSVNDIPPDALTDRKKPDEDEYDLFGRSLAIQLRKLPELDALDLMHKVQLMVISKKKQIQQAASRKRTIHAQKTVISKRSLRSSSPMHVLSRSPSPSTSPETEVFAQFANTNSCLEDPLTPGQIRVKKENMN from the exons ATGCCCGCGTGTTCTATTGTGCAGTGTGGTGCCAAAAAAGGCAAAAAACAACCCCATTTGACACTTCATAG GTTTCCAAGAAACGAAATCTTGAGAAGACGATGGTTAGAGACTGTtggtgaaaaaaatataaaccctCGTCATAAGGAGTTGTACCTTTGTTCGCTTCACTTTGAAGACAATTGTTTTAACAGGACACTTGATGTTGCGAGATTACGTGATAACGTAATTCCCACAATATTTCAG ATGTCGAAAACAAAAAGAGCAGCAGTTTTATGTGAAACAGGAAATATTGAGAAAATCTATATACCCAGTATGCCTACTGTGTTGCCCTCATTGCGATTGTCAAAAGCactacatgaaaag GCATTGAATCCAAAATTTTCCACAAAATTAAGTGAAACAGGTGATGTACCCCGTACATCTGTAGTATCTGTGTTGCCATTTCCCATGTATCTGCCTAATCAATCAGTACATGGAAAG GAAAATAACTCAAATGACACGATAAACGATTGTGAAGAAGATCCTGAGCAAGATGGTCCGCAGCAGAATGACGGCTGCCTAAAAGCTGAAAGACCGGATACTCCTGAACCTGAACCTTCTACATTTACAAACAAGGTCGACGAAGCAGTCAATGATTCAGTAAATGATATTCCACCTGACGCGTTAACGGATCGCAAAAAACCAGATGAAGACGAGTACGATCTTTTTGGCCGTTCATTGGCGATCCAGCTTAGAAAACTGCCTGAACTTGACGCACTAGATTTGATGCATAAGGTGCAGTTAATGGTAATCTCTAAGAAGAAACAGATACAACAAGCAGCAAGCCGGAAGCGCACAATTCATGCACAAAAGACTGTTATTTCCAAGAGGTCACTGCGTTCTTCATCCCCCATGCACGTTCTATCGCGTTCACCTTCGCCGAGTACGAGTCCAGAAACCGAGGTGTTTGCACAATTTGCCAACACCAATTCGTGTTTAGAAGATCCTTTGACGCCTGGTCAAATTCgtgtcaaaaaagaaaacatgaattaG
- the LOC126373337 gene encoding uncharacterized protein LOC126373337 isoform X2 — protein MSGTQPDIRPKFDMTPGQARLKKSPVWKYFLEVYEEPYAICKLCTRKVSRGGTGKKAGTSALRNHLRNKHSAAFDQVLNTSQHKMLVVLEEDTSNEASNDRVEVLEPENQQNEGSCLKLKRTGMTGNKENNSNDTINDCEEDPEQDGPQQNDGCLKAERPDTPEPEPSTFTNKVDEAVNDSVNDIPPDALTDRKKPDEDEYDLFGRSLAIQLRKLPELDALDLMHKVQLMVISKKKQIQQAASRKRTIHAQKTVISKRSLRSSSPMHVLSRSPSPSTSPETEVFAQFANTNSCLEDPLTPGQIRVKKENMN, from the exons ATGTCTGGTACTCAACCGGATATTCGGCCCAAATTCGACATGACACCCGGACAAGCCCGTCTTAAAAAATCACCAGTGTGGAAATACTTCTTAGAAGTTTATGAAGAGCCATACGCGATATGTAAATTGTGTACAAGAAAAGTCTCGCGAGGGGGCACGGGCAAAAAAGCGGGGACATCCGCGCTCAGAAATCATTTAAGGAACAAACATAGCGCCGCGTTTGATCAGGTTTTAAATACTTCGCAGCACAAAATGCTAGTGGTTCTTGAG GAAGACACCTCAAATGAGGCGTCGAACGATCGTGTAGAAGTACTGGAGCCAGAAAACCAGCAGAATGAAGGTAGTTGCTTGAAACTAAAAAGGACTGGAATGACCGGGAACAAA GAAAATAACTCAAATGACACGATAAACGATTGTGAAGAAGATCCTGAGCAAGATGGTCCGCAGCAGAATGACGGCTGCCTAAAAGCTGAAAGACCGGATACTCCTGAACCTGAACCTTCTACATTTACAAACAAGGTCGACGAAGCAGTCAATGATTCAGTAAATGATATTCCACCTGACGCGTTAACGGATCGCAAAAAACCAGATGAAGACGAGTACGATCTTTTTGGCCGTTCATTGGCGATCCAGCTTAGAAAACTGCCTGAACTTGACGCACTAGATTTGATGCATAAGGTGCAGTTAATGGTAATCTCTAAGAAGAAACAGATACAACAAGCAGCAAGCCGGAAGCGCACAATTCATGCACAAAAGACTGTTATTTCCAAGAGGTCACTGCGTTCTTCATCCCCCATGCACGTTCTATCGCGTTCACCTTCGCCGAGTACGAGTCCAGAAACCGAGGTGTTTGCACAATTTGCCAACACCAATTCGTGTTTAGAAGATCCTTTGACGCCTGGTCAAATTCgtgtcaaaaaagaaaacatgaattaG
- the LOC126373363 gene encoding V-type proton ATPase subunit D isoform X1 has product MSGKEKLAIFPSRGAQMLIKGRLAGAQKGHGLLKKKADALQVRFRMILGKIIETKTLMGEVMKEAAFSLAEAKFTTGDFNQVVLQNVTKAQIKIRSKKDNVAGVTLPIFESYQDGSDTYELAGLARGGQQLAKLKKNFQSAVKLLVELASLQTSFVTLDEVIKITNRRVNAIEHVIIPRLERTLAYIISELDELEREEFYRLKKIQDKKKIIKDKAEARKAALKAAGEAQDQRDGGGNLLDQEDNDIIF; this is encoded by the exons ATGTCTGGAAAGGAAAAGCTAGCGATTTTCCCTTCTCGGGG TGCCCAGATGTTGATAAAGGGCCGTCTGGCTGGAGCTCAGAAAGGCCATGGCCTCCTCAAGAAAAAGGCAGATGCCCTACAAGTCAGGTTCCGTATGATCCTGGGTAAAATTATCGAG ACAAAAACCCTGATGGGAGAAGTGATGAAAGAGGCGGCATTCTCACTGGCTGAAGCTAAGTTCACAACTGGAGACTTCAACCAAGTTGTTCTACAGAACGTTACCAAGGCTCAGATCAAGATCCGCTCTAAAAAAGACAATGTTGCAG GTGTGACCCTGCCAATCTTCGAGTCATACCAAGACGGTTCGGACACATACGAATTGGCCGGGTTAGCGCGAGGTGGCCAACAGTTGGCCAAGCTCAAGAAGAACTTCCAGAGCGCAGTCAAGCTGCTGGTGGAGTTGGCATCCCTCCAGACCTCCTTCGTGACCCTTGACGAGGTCATCAAGATCACCAACAGGCGTGTCAACGCTATTGAGCACG TAATCATCCCGAGATTGGAGCGTACGCTGGCATACATCATCTCCGAGCTGGACGAGCTTGAGCGTGAGGAGTTCTACCGGCTGAAGAAGATCCAGGACAAGAAGAAGATTATCAAAGACAAGGCGGAAGCG AGGAAGGCCGCGCTGAAGGCGGCGGGCGAGGCGCAGGACCAGCGCGACGGCGGCGGCAACCTGCTCGACCAGGAGGACAACGACATCATATTCTAA
- the LOC126373328 gene encoding zinc finger protein 813-like: MNDNLCRICLCNGASIPIFDTIRDEFKDVSRSLSLCFYEKIEDIPGYPRNICETCYMSVNDIIAFQNKFKQTCELLKQTCLGSSKAIKQEHEYLEYMDSPGDDGDGDLGLIKSEYQISFSDAKQFEELVKPLIKKEPRTRKQPVVEPSTKKNNNKISKKLRNKNYSHMNKTVKRKLLNSRISSSILEGEFVFTGEKWCIRTANKTKANQNSTEKNVKEPKVVARCEDKSEGIKKTQKDITGPEPRLCELCGSTFTTAEKLKRHKDVHHSEKTKMKCPQCPKSLSDKYGLQRHIKRCHFEKPKLICADCGKGYVYNHELNHHYKTAHLKQRRRIPCKLCDRKFAAAKSLLVHERAVHTGERPEVCSVCGATFTHTDYLNEHMRLHTGETPYKCPVCGRGYAQRCNMRSHVKYNHRISQLDEALLKTIKPGILKLMKP; the protein is encoded by the exons atgaatgataATCTATGCAGAATTTGTCTCTGCAATGGAGCTTCTATTCCAATTTTTGATACAATTCGAGACGAATTTAAAGATGTTAGCCGAAGTCTTAGCCTGTGTTTTTATGAAAag ATTGAGGATATCCCTGGGTATCCACGAAATATTTGTGAGACCTGCTATATGAGTGTAAATGACATAATAGCCTTTCAAAATAAGTTCAAACAAACCTGTGAACTTTTGAAGCAAACATGTTTAGGAAGTTCAAAAGCTATCAAACAAGAACATGAATATTTAGAATACATGGATTCACCGGGCGATGATGGTGATGGGGACCTTGGACTTATAAAATCCGAATATCAAATTTCTTTTAGTGATGCAAAACAATTTGAAGAACTTGTGAAACCtctaattaaaaaagaaccaaGAACAAGAAAACAACCTGTTGTTGAACCTTCAAccaagaaaaacaataataaaatcagTAAGAAACTCAGGAATAAGAATTATAGTCATATGAATAAAACGGTCAAGAGAAAACTACTAAATAGCAGAATATCCTCATCTATACTTGAAGGTGAATTTGTTTTTACAGGAGAAAAGTGgtg CATCAGAAcagcaaataaaacaaaagccaACCAAAACTCaacagaaaaaaatgttaaggaGCCTAAAGTAGTGGCAAGATGTGAAGATAAAAGTGAGGGTATAAAGAAGACTCAAAAAGATATTACAGGTCCAGAACCAAGACTGTGTGAACTTTGTGGCAGCACTTTTACTACAGCTGAAAAGCTAAAAAGACATAAGGATGTCCATCActcagaaaaaacaaaaatgaaatgtCCCCAGTGTCCTAAATCACTTAGTGACAAATATGGTCTTCAAAGGCACATTAAAAGGTGTCATTTTGAGAAACCAAAGTTAATATGTGCTGATTGTGGAAAAGGATATGTATATAaccatgagctaaatcatcacTACAAAACAGCCCATCTTAAGCAGCGACGAAGGATTCCCTGCAAGCTATGTGACAGGAAATTTGCTGCTGCTAAATCTTTACTGGTGCATGAGAGAGCTGTCCATACAG GCGAGCGACCTGAAGTATGTTCTGTTTGCGGTGCTACATTTACCCACACTGACTACCTAAATGAGCACATGCGCCTTCACACCGGGGAGACGCCGTATAAATGTCCCGTGTGTGGCAGGGGGTATGCCCAGCGGTGCAACATGCGGAGCCACGTCAAATATAACCATAGAATATCCCAGCTTGATGAAGCTTTGCTCAAGACGATCAAACCCGGCATATTGAAAC
- the LOC126373337 gene encoding THAP domain-containing protein 7-like isoform X3, with amino-acid sequence MPACSIVQCGAKKGKKQPHLTLHRFPRNEILRRRWLETVGEKNINPRHKELYLCSLHFEDNCFNRTLDVARLRDNVIPTIFQMSKTKRAAVLCETGNIEKIYIPSMPTVLPSLRLSKALHEKENNSNDTINDCEEDPEQDGPQQNDGCLKAERPDTPEPEPSTFTNKVDEAVNDSVNDIPPDALTDRKKPDEDEYDLFGRSLAIQLRKLPELDALDLMHKVQLMVISKKKQIQQAASRKRTIHAQKTVISKRSLRSSSPMHVLSRSPSPSTSPETEVFAQFANTNSCLEDPLTPGQIRVKKENMN; translated from the exons ATGCCCGCGTGTTCTATTGTGCAGTGTGGTGCCAAAAAAGGCAAAAAACAACCCCATTTGACACTTCATAG GTTTCCAAGAAACGAAATCTTGAGAAGACGATGGTTAGAGACTGTtggtgaaaaaaatataaaccctCGTCATAAGGAGTTGTACCTTTGTTCGCTTCACTTTGAAGACAATTGTTTTAACAGGACACTTGATGTTGCGAGATTACGTGATAACGTAATTCCCACAATATTTCAG ATGTCGAAAACAAAAAGAGCAGCAGTTTTATGTGAAACAGGAAATATTGAGAAAATCTATATACCCAGTATGCCTACTGTGTTGCCCTCATTGCGATTGTCAAAAGCactacatgaaaag GAAAATAACTCAAATGACACGATAAACGATTGTGAAGAAGATCCTGAGCAAGATGGTCCGCAGCAGAATGACGGCTGCCTAAAAGCTGAAAGACCGGATACTCCTGAACCTGAACCTTCTACATTTACAAACAAGGTCGACGAAGCAGTCAATGATTCAGTAAATGATATTCCACCTGACGCGTTAACGGATCGCAAAAAACCAGATGAAGACGAGTACGATCTTTTTGGCCGTTCATTGGCGATCCAGCTTAGAAAACTGCCTGAACTTGACGCACTAGATTTGATGCATAAGGTGCAGTTAATGGTAATCTCTAAGAAGAAACAGATACAACAAGCAGCAAGCCGGAAGCGCACAATTCATGCACAAAAGACTGTTATTTCCAAGAGGTCACTGCGTTCTTCATCCCCCATGCACGTTCTATCGCGTTCACCTTCGCCGAGTACGAGTCCAGAAACCGAGGTGTTTGCACAATTTGCCAACACCAATTCGTGTTTAGAAGATCCTTTGACGCCTGGTCAAATTCgtgtcaaaaaagaaaacatgaattaG